One part of the Eucalyptus grandis isolate ANBG69807.140 chromosome 10, ASM1654582v1, whole genome shotgun sequence genome encodes these proteins:
- the LOC120289227 gene encoding apoptosis inhibitor 5-like protein API5, translating into MKCVICLLIFPWLFCCRLTTVEELTRATMKKLTQGMAEHNKAMSAAKTDEERNTIKTQKQNTTSGLRTCNNILAMTKPLHSKTPSFIGDKSISLSWKEAVKASAPATNTGTGGKRSASAVNGSSNAASKKGTWSGRYAKPAC; encoded by the exons ATGAAGTGTGTAATTTGCCTCCTGATCTTTCCATGGCTTTTTTGCTGCAGATTAACTACTGTTGAGGAGTTAACTAGGGCCACCATGAAAAAGCTAACTCAGGGAATGGCTGAGCACAATAAAGCAATGTCAGCTGCCAAGACTGATGAGGAGAGGAATACCATT AAAACTCAGAAGCAGAACACTACATCCGGACTGCGAACCTGCAATAATATCCTTGCCATGACTAAG CCATTGCATTCAAAGACACCTTCATTTATTGGAGACAAGAGCATCAGCCTCTCCTGGAAAGAGGCAGTCAAAGCTTCTGCACCTGCAACAAATACGGGGACTGG AGGAAAACGATCCGCTAGTGCTGTGAATGGTTCCAGTAATGCGGCATCAAAAAAAGGGACGTGGAGCGGGCGGTATGCAAAACCAGCTTGTTAA